The Anas platyrhynchos isolate ZD024472 breed Pekin duck chromosome 1, IASCAAS_PekinDuck_T2T, whole genome shotgun sequence genomic sequence AGCCAAGAGTTAAGAGTACTGCAATGCCAGTAAAAGTATAAAAAGTGACTTGCAGTGCGAGAGCCTCAGGATACAAAGGCAAGTATGCAAAATTTATGAAATGCCAGAATGAGGTTAGCCTATGCAACAAGTACAGCCCGTAGCAGTCTGGAGCTTCTGTTCTGAGGCAATCctgctgaggctctggctgGAGCCTGCTTTTTGCAGATGAAATCTTGGCAGAACGGAGTTGCTAAAATCTTCTGGCAGTGTTGGGCAACGTTCAATAATTGTATGAAGTCTCAGAGGGAGAAGTCAGTGAAGTAGTTTCAGATCACAGCTACTCCCTGCTCTCCTGATGGTTGTGATGGCATGACAGGATCTTTCTGGGTAACAGCTACAACAGTCAGGTTGGTTCAGCACAGCAACTTTATTAGACAAGTCCATTAAGGTGTCAATTCAACTGTTTAACAACAGACCTTGCACAGTAGTTACTGATCTGCAAAGTCAAAGTTTAACATTACCTCAGATTAGTAATTAATTATATCCTTGGCTTACCTCCCAAGTAGCAAGCAGTGACTCAATCCCAGGGAAGATTCCTTAGCTGGCATCCTGAGCTAAAGGGGGATCACCACTTCTGCTCTGAGACCAGCTGGCTCAGGCAGGAGTGCTCAGAAGGGCTCAGTTTGTCAGTATGGTTTCTGTTATCATCTGTGGTCCGCTATTTCACAATGGTTTGTTTCACTTTTAGATCTTCTAAAACTTGACACGAGGAACTGCATCTTGTGCAAGGGTGAAGGTCATTTCCACCACATACGTTGCAACAGCTCAGCATTGACTGTAGCCGAGGTTGCAACTGAGTCAAGCCTTCAGTGTTCTGCTGGCACTGGATGTCTTGTTCCTCCACACTGATTTACAGCAGATGGCTACCTGATAGCTTGGTGTTCAGatgctccttttcctttccttacaGGTACCTGTATGTTTATAAGCACACAGTAGACCTGCTGATAGAGCATGGAGTTTTTTGCACTAAGGAGGCACCTCTGCCTGTGATCTCCATGGCTATTTCACACCTCTGGCAAGAACTTTCTGAAGAAAGGAGAGACAGTGTCTTGCAGTACTGTAGCCAGAGAGATTTCCTCCTGGATCCAAAGGCTGCTTGCCAAGAACCTGTGTGCACTGATGGTGACATGAGGGACAGTCAAGGTAACAGTGATGAAGCCAGTGGTTCCTCAGTCTCCACACCGGAGGAAGTAAGTGCTCAGTAACACACATCCTCTGCTTCTGAAACCCAAGCCAAGTTGCTAATTGGCACTGCAGCTTTTAATTGGAGCCATACAGTAGTTGTAATTAAGCTTTCCCAAGACCACCTGAATGCATATGTGGAGACAATAAACAGTCTGAGTAAACGTCTGCATTGAGTTCTCTCTTAGTGAGATAAAAAGCAAGCTGTAGGAGTGCTGTGGCAGTAATCCTGCTGGTCTTCACATACCTGTGGAGTTTCTGCGCTAGGTAACAGTTTAAAATTTGCTATAACTTGCCCAGGAGTCaggagcaggaaggaggatTATATAGTTGCTGTCTTCTGCAAGTCCTCCAAGGAGGACATGTGAGctaaatgcagaagaaatgccTGGTTTCCCAAGACTTGCAGTATTcttgcctgcttttttttttttttttttttttttttttttttttttttggtaatcaAAGCACTTGGTAGCCCTGAGAAGGTATTTGTAGACCAGTTTCAATGATACAGGACTAGTGACTGCCCATTCCATGCATTTCTGCAGAGCCAAGAATTCAGCGACTGTGTAGGCCAGAGCatgtgtttaagaaaaaaaaaaaagagagagatcaaATAGCAGCCAACTCTTCCTAAGCCGATCTGTAGCTCTGATTACTTAAGCAACTAGCTGCTCAAAGATGTGTGTAATTTTATTAGTTGCAAGGGAAGGACAGAGGTTCACCTTTGGCAGATAAGTACATTGCATTGACGAGCTCTTTTTGAGTCACAGGACACTTAGGCAATTCATATTGCTGACCTACTTAACAAATGTCATGGGGATGTTGCATGTGCAGTATTTTTTGGCACAGAAAGTGTGTGATCTACGTTATGGCAGTGTGAACTAATGAGCTTATTGGTCTGTCACATGGAGAATCCAAACTCCTTTGTAAGCCAGACAGTATACTGGAATTGGATTTGTAGAGAACGGCTGATGCAGCTGAGATCCCCAGCCATAAACAATGCCACAGCCCACAGTCAAGTCTGAAAAGCACTgttaaaattcatgtttttacTGATGTTTTGGGAGATGTAATGCAGGTCTAATGCTTGGAAGTTGAAGCACAGGCCTAAGGGAACGGACTAACCTTGTGTTCCTAGTCATGAAATATGGTTACTCCTCCTTATTCCTGTCTCCGCAAAACCCTGTAGGTTTACTGTAGCAGTAAACATACCTGTTaaatggaaggaaggaataTCATGCTTTTAAAGacttaattattaaaaattatgcCCTAGGTAAAGCTGTTTAGTGGCTGGGTATATTGACATTCAAAGTGTTTTCCCTGACAGGTAATGTTTGAAGATGCGTTTGATGTTGCTGCCGGTTTCCTCAACACAAATGAGACTCAGGGAATGTCTAGCCAGAGGTAAATTACAAACCCACCCCTTTTATGAAACAGAATGACTTAATAGCCGACAGTCAATACTCCACAGCAAGTTTTCATGGAATAAGTCAACAAGCCTAACTCTCTTTTTTATGCCTAACTTTTAGTAGATGGCTGAAATAGTAGCATACAGCAATTGTGCTCACAATAGTGCTGTCTGTTAAAGTGTACGAGTTGAATGATTAATAGGCATTACAGCAAAACCAGGAAGCTTTGCTTACTGAGACTGCCCGGTCACTTTGGGATAACCAGGGCACTCTTTGCAACTCTTCCTGGTAAATCCAGGAGTCCTCCTTCTGGATAAAtggataaactttttttttttttttttttcccctccactcTGCATAGCTTTACATCTTTCAAATTACGAGATTtgtaatgttttccttttctctctcacttACCAGGTCTATGAGGACCATAAGACATTCGCTGGATAAGTCAGCTAATCATGAACTGCACTCTCACTTAATGagacaaaaataatatatttttttaataatgtctcCCTTAACCTTTTTCAAGTACTCTAATTTCATCAGAAGGAGATGATCAAGCTAAAGTGCGGTTGACCTGAGCAGTAACATCAAAGAAACACAAGACCTATTAAATAATAATAGGTCTTTCCTCTGCAGGTCAGATCACAGTTACCTAGGAAAGAACATGTCAGATACAAAACTGCCTTTGATTTTCCCATTagaccaaagaaagaaaagggtttCTTTCCTCAAGAGGAAAATCACATTATGACTCCTCTCTTATGTATTCTTGCTGCTTagtctcagttttttttttctctttctaagtAGTGTTTTAATCCCCTTTTTGACCcagtttttacttatttttccgTACTTAAAAATGCACACATCTTTAGCATGCATCTTCACTATTTCTCCCCAGTTCCTCTTTGCACTTTCAGGACAGCATGAATGGAAATAACTTTGTTCAGACTGTTGATCAGAATACTCTTGAATACATCATACGACTTCAACAAAACACGTATCCACTAAATAATGTTGATTAGGTCACaattgctgtttgcttttgaaacaagaaaagcaTTCATTAATACTGCAGTGTATTACCATCATCTTTGCAGTCTTGTTTTAGCCCCAAACTAGATTAGTGTTTCAGTAGACAACATCTGTCCTGTTCCCTTCTCTTTCCTATCACCCTATGCCTTTTAATTCCGGACAGAGGTGTGGTAGCAGAACTTTGTAAGATCCCAGGGGGAATATGGAGGTGAGGTGCAGAGTGATGATCTGAGCTTGTTACCAAAACAGCCCATTAACAAACTTGCCAGTGACAGCTAACATGTCATTTCATGACTATGTTTTTATTATGTTCTCTCTCTGACTTTACAAAAGAAGTCTGTGTTGTTCATCTGAACAAGCCTACAAAATAGACTACCAAATAGCCATTGTTGCTCTCTGTTACGACGGCTGTATACTTTTCCCTAAAACAGTTACCACAGCTGTAATGTATCAGTGGATCTCTTTGTTGTGACAGTGGCTTCTTGTACTGCAGTTCTCTGTTCTTCCTCTCATTTGTTAGACAATATCTCCTCGCTACATACACCTCCACTCCTCCCTATCTTTTATATCCATTGTCTTTATTATCAGGTTTGTCTTGAAAACAATTTAAGTCATCTTTAATTTATAAGTAAAATACGGAGGAGGGAAAGTAAGTAGGAGGAGAAAAGAGGGAATGAGACCTTAAACATAACTTTGGGTTCCATTTCTAGTTCAGCATTTGCAAGCTGCACTTCTGAAAATCCAGAGGATGACCACAGACTCTATCTGCAGATCACTGAGTTCCTAAAAAGCCTTTTCTTTGCTAATGCACAGTTTTGCCAGGTAAGCTTTGCCGAAGGGTTCCTTAGAGAAGGAGCAGTGTATTTCTGTCACCATCAGACAGGGATTTGTGTTCTCCATGCTTCAGATCATATTGTCCAGCTCTTTTAAAACAAGAGCTTGGGGTTTATCACTTCAGATGTGTCAGTCCAAAGGTCACTAGGATTGCCTCTGTAAGACACAAGGTTTGAGGTGTCATGCTCAGAATCTGACTAAAAATCCAAATGATGtgaggattttttattattactgttttattAATTGAACTTGCAGGTTGAAAAGCTGGAGTGATCTCATGTAAGCAGGTAAAGCAGTGCCTGCTCTCTCCATAACTCAAAGCCTCTTGATTCTGAGCTCAATAGGGACCGCCTTGTGCTTTGTCTTGGTGCCAGGTTCCCTACCCTCAGCCCCTATCTGGCAGGCCTTAAGAGCAGGGTAATTATGCTCTTAAAAGAGAACAGCTCTTAAAAgagagcagctgctgtgctgtgccttaCCCTCAGCCTGCTGTTGCAGGTTCACTGAGCCAGAAATCTTTGTGTTTGCACTGTTCTTCCTCCTGTTCTTGTCCTCTTGCCAAGGAAGTATCTGAGATCTCGCACGTGGGTAGAGGACCAAAAGGGAGAGATCCCTCAGCAGGAACATGCTTGTTTGGGCTCAGAGTCAGTTGTGCCTCTGTTCAATGGCCACTGttatatcttattttattttttgctatcaTCTAGCTTCCACCTGCTCTTTGTTACATGAGCAGATgttcctttaaagaaaacagaatgtttGTGATGAAGGGTAATtgagacccccccaaaaaagcaacCACAAAACAGAAACTAGTATTGCACCACTTCCTAAAATTCTCACATAATGATTTCTGTGTGCCATTTGGTTCCCACTATCTCATGGAGATATTAGCATTAGAGGGGGGTACAGAGCATGGCAGCAGATGCAGCAAAAGCTATTAAACAGGAGCTACCAGAGTAGGACTCTTCAGCAAAAAAAAGACTTGATGGGTAGCATGAGAGAATTTTGATCCTAAATGGATGTGGTACACAGAATGACTGTTCATTGCTCTAAGACCAGAACTAGAAAGCAcccactgaaatgaaaacaacgTAGTCCAATCAGTATATTGGCAGTATACCTGAAAGTCTAGATACAATTCCCAGTTCAGAATCTCCTCACAGCAGTGTGCCAGAATGCAGCAGCATGTATTGTGGAACAGAGCATATTGTATGCTATATTCTTGCATTTCTTGTCTAAACATCCACTCCTGGCCATTGTCAGAGACAAGGTGCTGATCTACACAGCCCTTTGGTCTGTGAATTACTGTGTTCTGCATAAACACAGGGCTCTTCCTGTGTTTATGTAAATGACCATGAACTGAAGATGCTTAGAAAAGAAAGATCAACTGTAGGCAAGATACAGTATTTTTGAGTTACGATTGTCATGCCTTAGTGCTAATTTTGTCCTCCTGCTTGGTGCTGTACTGTTAAATGTGAGCCCAAGCTCATCTCACAGCTCCCAGACTGTGGCATGAGTGGTAGTGAAATACAGCAGATTGGCAGTTGACTGAGAACTGCACATCcaaaaggaagtaaaagactgtgtgcactttttttttttttttccccaggaccTTTTGGTTGTTTGTGATGAGACAATAAAAAGGGAGTTTGAGCAGAAATCACCCAGGCTAGAGAGTACTGATAATATGAAGGTTGCGATCTGTTTTGGTTTAGATAACTGCAGTACAGCACATCTAGAGAATCCTGGccaagaagggggaaaaaaaaatacaactgacaagaggttttttttttgttttgttttgtgagcaGAAATTCAGCTCTGTCTCTGAGCAAATAATTGGAGGCAGTTAGGGAAGTGACTGCCGAGTGGGCCGAGGAAACATTTCGGCTAGCTTGAAACActgacaggcagcagcagagtgcTCAGTGTAGGCTACACAGCTTAGCCCAGAAATTGGTTTACACAGGTCTCTGGAGACTCCTGGACTTGTCTGGGTTACGAGACAAGTCATTTGCTTACCTTGTGGGTGTGACTGAGTCCCTGCAGACCGCAGTGCCCATGTTGGTACACCAGCCCAGGAGTTTGGGCAGTGCCTGTGGCATAGGTTATCCCGAGGTAAGTGGAGTCCTGGTGCACTGTGCACACACATGGTAGGTGATTCAGAGGTGGGCAGCAGGTAAGTACTAAGGCAAGATAACCAATGTGTACTTGACTGGATGTGAaaggcagcctgtggtctccttccctgccccctGCAGAGCTGGTGAGGTGACACATTTTATTGCTGGTCAGTATGTACGAGTTCTGCGTTACGCCATTTGCAGTTAACTATCCAGGTACAAAGTGTTGGGTTGTGTGTGCCTGCTGTTTTGTAGTCGCAGCTCCACTGAGTGCAGCTCCTCTTGAgttgctgccctgctgctcagGGCTGCCAAGGTCACGCACCCCAGTGATGTAAAATGCTTGAGAAAGAATCAcacaggaggagggaggaaaccAATGGACAAAGAAAGGGAGTGCTCTTAAAAGGACTTTGGCCCCAAAATGACAACAGGAGCGTGGAAGCTACATggtacagaaatatttctgagcGTGGGAATAGTTAAACACTCTTGTCAGCTGTCCAGAGCTGTTGTCATGAGACAACATAGTAAGAGATGCTAAGCAGTATAGGCGCTAAAAGTTTATTTGGATTGAGGTTCAAAGTTTTTAAAGTATCTAAGTGAAAGtctgctttttttctaaattgtaTTGAGTACCTTTGTATCTTCAGATGCAcgctttcttttaaaattacagattttaGATGAGTCATTTTGCAAGCAAGAGCGATTTAGTGCTCCTTAAGctatacattttataaatatcacctatttttaaaagcagtctTTCCCTGACAAGTCTTGCATCAATGCAGAAGGTAGACTGGATTGATTGCAGACACAAATGCTTTCATCTCATAGACTTTGATTTCTCAAGAGCCACTTATGCTCTGTGAGCTGGTCAAGAAGACTATTTCCTTCGATTGCTAAAAGCAGCAAAGCCTGAAGTCAGTAAAAGTTGAGGGCTCGAGGAAGCTCTCGTATCTTCAGAGCCTGTTATGTGACATGCTTGCTACCACAGTCAATAACACGAGTCCAAATGATGTAAGTAGAGGCAGGGTGAAGCCCTGTCGTTTTTAGAGTGAAGTTGGTTGGGAATCTGAGACATTCTTTGTCAGGCACCTCAGGCACTTGAGTGACAAGCTGCTGATTCAGAGAGGCACATTAGCTGACACCTGCCAGCTTGACCAACCAATCACTTGGAAACACAATCAGCTCCTCTGCTTTTTAACCTTACCTGGCTTTGGGGGGGGCGTTTCAGGAAGAAGATCTTCAGTTTGATTATGAGACTGTGATGCTGAGGTGCACTGAGACCTTCGATGATGAAGATTTGTAAATTGTATCTCTGTTTGCTAAAGTTTTATCAAGCATTGCTGGATGCACCAGTCATGTGAAGCGGCTGCACCTCTTTCAGTAGAGCGCCTTTCCAAGCAGAATGGAGAGACACCGTGTTGaagtggtttgttgttgttaactTCCCTTTCCCTCAGCAGTGCTTCTTGACATACCAGTTGAGCAATTTATACTTTTAAAAGTTCCAGgttttaaacatttataaaatcttaaggaatatttttgtctgtggCTTTTTAATGGTTAACCTCACCTCACAACTATACTTCAGGCATGTAATGTTCAGTGACCTTGCCTAGCATAGGCTGTGGAAGAGATGCAGAGAGGACACATCACTGGCAACCTATGTATCTCAGGGTGTGACCTGCAAAACTCACGAAGTGCCTCCCAGCATCCTGGCAATGATTACTTTCCTCTACTATTTTTCATCTTGGGCTGGCAATGAAAGAGGAATTTCTTTGCAGAGAGTGAAATGGGGCTCTTCCATCTCTTTATGAGGACAACAGCAGTGGCCACCCACTCCCaaattgcccagagaggtgCAGGCACAGCAGTAAActttgggttatttttttctgtgaagtgtTTAAAACGCAGAGAGAGTAAAGCCCCCTGACACATCTCAGTCCTTGATGAGTAGTTCTGCTCGCGTGGTGCCTTGGAATTaaaaatgctgtgaaaataaataagatcaGTCACGTCTCTGAGCTGTCAGTagcagctctctgcaggctTGAAGTGTAGTGGTTATGCTGAGGACATGCTAACAGCCATTACAAACAGAAAGGCTAAAAGTTGGTTTTAAAATTCAGGATAAAGCTGGTATGCTGAGGTATCCATCgctctgcagcagccaggaTTTGGGGCTGAATCCAAGAGGGCTGGGCTGTGTCCCAGCACTGCCTCCTGCATAGGCTGGGATGCACACAGCTGTGTTCACCCAGTCATGTGGAGATTGGTGCCAAAGTGCAAGGGGTGATAACTCCTCTGGAGCACGTCCCATCAGTCTGGTTGAGGCTGTGGTAGCGCTCCCAGGTGGACGTTTGCTGGGCTATTCTGTGAGGGGAGGCCCTACCTCGCAGATCCTGCTTGGGTTTAAAAGCTCTGAATTCTGCAGAGCATGACCTTGCCTTTCCATCACCTGTCTGGTGTGCTTCATGTGTACAGGTTGTCATTGCCTTGGTGCCTTAGGCAGTGCTGACTCTccgtcctcctcctcttcttctcaTTCCTAAATATCAAGCATATATTGCCCTGTGCAGTCTCAGTTTTGGGACGCATGCTGGTTAATCTGAGGTCAAATCATTCTTTCCTTTAGGAATGAGGACAAGACACAGATGCACAAGGGCTTACATCATATGTTCTACATATGCTTTCTTATTATTTAGATTGGGGGGGAAATATGTTAGTTTTTCTCAGGGTTGAATCTACTGTTTTTACAGCTTAAAGCGTCTCTTTCAGATTTTAAAGACTCCTGTCTACAGATCCATTTGCCATATGACATTTGGTCAGTTTTGTTACAGGAATGAGCCTTTTTCTATGTCCACCTTAATTACTGCATCACTTGAGGTCAGACTTGGCAAAACTGGCTTGTACATGGAAAGCCATATGAGTAGCTACTGTTAAAGGATTAACAGCCTTTTTTAGCCCTCAATCCCCAGCCTTTTGAAGGCCAGTCCAGGACGGTAGTTAAACAGctgcaatatttcattttcatttgactTTCAGCCTGCTTCATAACAGGGGAGACAATTTGAAGTAGTCACCATATACTATGCAGATGCATTCCCTTGATCATCACACGGGAGAGCTGCTGGTGCTTCACCTGGAAGATTTTAGGTTAAGATGGTCTGAACATGAATGTGAAACAACAGGTGTGTTGGGGTAGTGTAAAACTAGGAAATAACTATTCCAAATGGTAGCAAGCTGTGTGGGAGGTGTTTATGATGTGAGGGAGAGTATGATGAGCACCTTACTGCAGTACATCCTGTGACATGACCATGTTAGCATGTTATTGCTACCTGTGTGCTAGCACCACTTCCTTCAGTGCTCACTGGTTGGTCTTGAGGAAACTTTTTACgaaaaatctggaaaaagcTAGCAGGCTactggggaaggaggggagaagcttgaggcaggagggcagctggAACACAGGAGTGGCAGACATAAAGCAGCCATGGGAGTGAGGCCACTGCAGAGATTCTGTACAGCTCTGCTGTAGCATGGCAGCTCCTACACTTTACAACACAGTGGCTATAACATAGAGCAGACCTACTGCCTGGCTATGTTGTTAGGTGTGGAAATGAGCCTCTAATTAGCTGTTCTAGAGCCAGTGCAATT encodes the following:
- the STRA8 gene encoding stimulated by retinoic acid gene 8 protein homolog isoform X3 produces the protein MPYQVLCKSKKYIQELEQTLGSLLKMKESFSLEEGNPSSLGEVKEEYVKGYFNNHSTASPSGAVSESDCTIWYLIQECEKQTMEEDEKPAFSQYPGASSPDLVEFERYLYVYKHTVDLLIEHGVFCTKEAPLPVISMAISHLWQELSEERRDSVLQYCSQRDFLLDPKAACQEPVCTDGDMRDSQGNSDEASGSSVSTPEEVMFEDAFDVAAGFLNTNETQGMSSQSSAFASCTSENPEDDHRLYLQITEFLKSLFFANAQFCQEEDLQFDYETVMLRCTETFDDEDL
- the STRA8 gene encoding stimulated by retinoic acid gene 8 protein homolog isoform X4, producing MPYQVLCKSKKYIQELEQTLGSLLKMKESFSLEEGNPSSLGEVKEEYVKGYFNNHSTASPSGAVSESDCTIWYLIQECEKQTMEEDEKPAFSQYPGASSPDLVEFERYLYVYKHTVDLLIEHGVFCTKEAPLPVISMAISHLWQELSEERRDSVLQYCSQRDFLLDPKAACQEPVCTDGDMRDSQGNSDEASGSSVSTPEEVMFEDAFDVAAGFLNTNETQGMSSQRSMRTIRHSLDKSANHELHSHLMRQK
- the STRA8 gene encoding stimulated by retinoic acid gene 8 protein homolog isoform X1, with translation MPYQVLCKSKKYIQELEQTLGSLLKMKESFSLEEGNPSSLGEVKEEYVKGYFNNHSTASPSGAVSESDCTIWYLIQECEKQTMEEDEKPAFSQYPGASSPDLVEFERYLYVYKHTVDLLIEHGVFCTKEAPLPVISMAISHLWQELSEERRDSVLQYCSQRDFLLDPKAACQEPVCTDGDMRDSQGNSDEASGSSVSTPEEVMFEDAFDVAAGFLNTNETQGMSSQSSAFASCTSENPEDDHRLYLQITEFLKSLFFANAQFCQVSFAEGFLREGAVYFCHHQTGICVLHASDHIVQLF
- the STRA8 gene encoding stimulated by retinoic acid gene 8 protein homolog isoform X2, yielding MLQAWEFWTCFKEGMVQTRTFAESFSLEEGNPSSLGEVKEEYVKGYFNNHSTASPSGAVSESDCTIWYLIQECEKQTMEEDEKPAFSQYPGASSPDLVEFERYLYVYKHTVDLLIEHGVFCTKEAPLPVISMAISHLWQELSEERRDSVLQYCSQRDFLLDPKAACQEPVCTDGDMRDSQGNSDEASGSSVSTPEEVMFEDAFDVAAGFLNTNETQGMSSQSSAFASCTSENPEDDHRLYLQITEFLKSLFFANAQFCQVSFAEGFLREGAVYFCHHQTGICVLHASDHIVQLF